In one Acipenser ruthenus chromosome 10, fAciRut3.2 maternal haplotype, whole genome shotgun sequence genomic region, the following are encoded:
- the LOC117401608 gene encoding homeobox even-skipped homolog protein 2-like, with product MMERIRKEMILMERGLHSPAAGKRLSNLSDSAGNAVLEALENSQHSGRLSPRLTSASLHNNVGDVPAKSKFEIDSLFNTHHQNSDNNSSSEISSSENRKKITLYPEVHETDMDSDVEVGCAAHRSPNSLSAAQHKENKVFSDSNSATSNTSSSSMSNVNINGNSIGSSCSNNDQVRRYRTAFTREQIGRLEKEFYRENYVSRPRRCELAASLNLPETTIKVWFQNRRMKDKRQRLAMSWPHPADPSFYTYMMTHAAATGSLPYPFHSHMPLHYYPHVGVTAAAAAAAATGAAASPFATSIRPLDTFRALSHPYSRPELLCGFRHPGLYQSTAGLNSSAAAAAAAAAAAAATASVPPGPSSCSCLSCHSSQAAGSLGSRSSGADYTCAAAGQRSESGFLPYSAAVLSKTAVTSPDQREEASLNR from the exons ATGATGGAAAGAATAAGAAAAGAGATGATTCTGATGGAAAGGGGGCTGCACAGCCCCGCTGCTGGTAAAAGGCTTTCGAATTTGTCAGACTCAGCTGGAAATGCAGTGTTGGAGGCCCTagaaaattctcaacacagtggTCGCCTCAGCCCCAGACTTACTTCTGCATCTCTGCATAACAATGTAGGGGATGTTCCTGCCAAAAGCAAGTTCGAGATAGACAGTTTGTTCAATACTCATCATCAGAACAGCGACAATAATTCTTCTTCAGAAATTTCTTCGtctgaaaacaggaaaaaaatcacCCTGTACCCAGAAGTTCACGAGACAGACATGGACAGTGATGTCGAGGTGGGCTGCGCAGCTCACCGCTCCCCAAACAGCCTCAGTGCCGCCCAGCACAAAGAAAACAAAG tttTTTCAGATAGTAATTCAGCAACCTCCAACACAAGCTCCTCTTCCATGTCCAACGTGAATATAAACGGTAATTCAATAGGCAGTTCATGTTCCAATAATGATCAGGTGAGAAGGTACCGGACAGCTTTCACCAGAGAACAAATCGGCAGGCTCGAGAAAGAGTTCTACAGAGAAAATTACGTATCGAGACCAAGAAGATGTGAACTGGCGGCATCTTTAAATCTACCAGAGACGACGATTAAG GTGTGGTTCCAAAATAGGCGGATGAAGGATAAGAGGCAACGCTTGGCCATGTCTTGGCCCCATCCAGCAGATCCAAGTTTTTACACCTATATGATGACGCACGCCGCTGCCACCGGAAGTCTTCCATACCCTTTCCATTCCCACATGCCTCTGCACTATTACCCGCACGTGGGTgttacagctgctgctgctgcagcggctgcaACAGGTGCCGCTGCATCACCTTTTGCTACCTCCATCCGCCCTCTTGACACTTTCCGTGCCCTCTCGCATCCTTACTCCCGACCAGAACTGCTCTGTGGCTTTAGGCACCCAGGACTCTACCAGTCCACTGCGGGCTTGAAtagctcagcagcagcagcagcagctgccgccgccgccgccgctgcaACAGCTAGTGTGCCACCGGGCCCCAGTTCATGCTCTTGTCTCAGTTGTCACAGCAGTCAGGCAGCTGGCTCCCTGGGCTCCAGAAGCAGCGGTGCAGACTATACCTGTGCAGCAGCAGGGCAAAGGTCTGAAAGTGGATTTTTGCCTTATTCTGCTGCTGTGCTCAGTAAAACTGCTGTAACTTCACCAGACCAGAGAGAAGAAGCGTCATTAAACAGATAA